One window of Populus nigra chromosome 5, ddPopNigr1.1, whole genome shotgun sequence genomic DNA carries:
- the LOC133694422 gene encoding phosphopantothenate--cysteine ligase 2-like: MLLYFYIGGEPSSHIADLFLRIHYLNVLSALKTLLFKAVAGGHLLKIPFTTIFEYLQILRNIAMSMRDLGSHAVYYLAAAVSDFYVPWKSMAEHKIQSASGPLDMRLVQVPKMLSALKKTWAPMAFCISFKLETDSKILLEKAEMALKKYRMHMVVANELSTRKEEVTVVTGNEKILVCRDKTQSDSDVEEPLIELIVGRHSAYVKDSDL, from the exons ATgctgttatatttttatataggaG GGGAACCTTCCAGCCATATTGCCGATCTCTTCCTGAGGATTCATTACTTGAATGTTTTGAGTGCTCTGAAGACTCTGCTATTCaag GCTGTAGCTGGAGGTCACCTGTTAAAAATTCCATTTACAACCATATTTGAGTATCTTCAG ATATTACGAAACATAGCAATGTCAATGAGGGATCTTGGATCACATGCTGTGTATTATCTTGCTGCTGCTGTGTCTGACTTTTATGTTCCATGGAAGAGCATG GCAGAGCACAAGATCCAGTCAGCATCTGGCCCTCTGGACATGCGACTGGTGCAGGTCCCAAAAATGCTCTCAGCGCTGAAGAAAACATGGGCCCCCATGGCCTTCTGCATATCATTCAAG CTTGAGACAGATTCGAAGATTCTTTTGGAGAAAGCTGAAATGGCTCTTAAAAAGTACAGGATGCATATGGTTGTTGCAAATGAACTTTCGACCCGCAAAGAGGAGGTAACAGTCGTCACTGGTAATGAAAAGATTCTTGTATGCCGCGACAAGACGCAGTCTGATTCTGATGTGGAAGAACCGCTCATCGAACTAATTGTGGGCAGGCATTCAGCTTATGTTAAGGATTCTGATTTGTGA
- the LOC133693297 gene encoding transcription factor TGA7-like: MSSTSTQIAALRGMGIYEPFNQISSWAHAFRDDGSLNIGPSTIVQVDAGLDNKSEHVSHESMEPYRSDQEAHKPADKIQRRLAQNREAARKSRLRKKAYVQQLESSRMKLAQLEQELERARHQGAYLGSASNSSHLGFSGTVNPGIAAFEMKYGHWVEEQHKQISELRKALQAHITDIELRILVENGLNHYSNLFRMKADAAKADVFYLISGKWRTSIERFFQWIGGFRPSELLNVLMSQLEPLTDQQLEDVCNLRQSSQQAEDALTQGIDKLQQTLSQSIAVDVMGVGGYGQMADAVEKLEALEGFVNQADHLRQQTLLHMSRILTMRQAARGLLALGEYFDRLRALSSLWAARPREPT; encoded by the exons ATGAGCTCTACATCAACTCAAATTGCCGCCCTCAGAGGAATGGGCATTTATGAGCCCTTTAACCAGATTAGCTCATGGGCACACGCCTTCAGAGATGATGGTAGCCTAAACATTGGCCCATCCACAATTGTGCAGGTGGATGCTGGGCTAGACAACAAG AGTGAACATGTTTCACATGAATCAATGGAACCGTACAGAAGTGATCAAGAAGCACACAAACCTGCTGATAAG ATACAAAGACGATTGGCACAAAATCGTGAAGCAGCTCGCAAAAGTCGCTTGCGGAAAAAG GCTTATGTTCAACAATTAGAATCCAGCCGAATGAAGTTGGCCCAGTTGGAGCAGGAACTTGAAAGAGCTAGGCACCAG GGTGCTTACTTAGGCAGTGCATCAAATTCTAGTCATTTAGGATTTTCAGGAACAGTAAATCCAG GAATTGCTGCATTTGAGATGAAATATGGACATTGGGTTGAAGAACAACATAAGCAGATCTCTGAACTTAGGAAAGCATTGCAAGCTCATATAACTGATATTGAGCTCCGAATACTTGTTGAGAATGGCTTGAACCACTATAGCAATCTTTTCCGTATGAAAGCAGATGCTGCAAAGGCTGATGTATTCTATCTGATATCTGGCAAATGGAGAACGTCAATAGAACGCTTCTTTCAGTGGATCGGAGGATTCCGCCCATCAGAACTTCTAAAT GTTCTCATGTCACAACTTGAGCCTTTGACTGATCAACAACTCGAGGATGTCTGTAACCTTCGTCAATCATCTCAGCAAGCTGAAGATGCTCTAACTCAAGGAATTGATAAACTCCAGCAGACTCTGTCCCAAAGCATAGCAGTTGATGTAATGGGTGTTGGGGGTTATGGTCAGATGGCTGATGCCGTGGAGAAGTTAGAAGCTCTCGAGGGATTTGTGAACCAG gCCGATCACCTTCGGCAACAAACTCTGCTGCATATGTCTCGGATATTAACAATGCGCCAAGCAGCTCGTGGTTTACTTGCATTAGGAGAGTACTTCGACCGTCTTCGTGCTCTCAGTTCTCTATGGGCCGCTCGTCCTCGTGAACCCACTTAG